The following proteins are encoded in a genomic region of Thermococcus sp.:
- a CDS encoding DUF1102 domain-containing protein: MNKLLGLAVLMIGMLLAVGAGANFRYYSADRSASFQVVSDDNELIDLTALQPYVTYDAGKLYVDISQYNPNHPEGGGNGMSPNTTYVFEEMFQVSNHLWENNQTNYPICVKIKSDHDNVLLFAGNYTSPIAGPGDNIEFTVEHGNPVPIGMIFDNTNATEGMDQFQMSFEAHAGACGP; this comes from the coding sequence ATGAATAAACTACTTGGATTGGCCGTACTTATGATTGGAATGCTCCTAGCGGTTGGAGCGGGTGCGAACTTCCGCTACTACTCAGCGGACAGATCTGCATCATTCCAAGTCGTCTCGGACGACAACGAACTTATTGACCTTACTGCACTTCAGCCCTACGTGACCTACGACGCTGGAAAGCTCTACGTCGACATAAGCCAGTACAACCCCAACCACCCTGAGGGCGGCGGAAACGGCATGAGCCCGAACACGACCTACGTCTTTGAAGAAATGTTCCAGGTAAGCAACCACCTCTGGGAGAACAACCAGACCAACTACCCGATCTGCGTCAAGATAAAGAGCGACCACGACAACGTACTGCTCTTTGCAGGGAACTACACCAGCCCGATAGCGGGTCCAGGTGACAACATAGAGTTCACAGTCGAGCACGGCAACCCAGTCCCCATAGGCATGATCTTCGACAACACCAACGCTACCGAGGGCATGGATCAGTTTCAGATGAGCTTTGAGGCACACGCAGGTGCATGCGGGCCGTGA
- a CDS encoding signal peptidase I: MKGLVKNITITLLLMFLTASVAGFLLDRPILISYAYSESMTPTINKGDLFFINPLSRTGDVGDIIVFHRRDGWTVHRIFAVSENGYLTKGDNNVATDQQDGIYPPVKPSDVAGKVITLSGHPLVIRGGGAFIESMRKRLTSVYAVVIFLILGAFLTFSGGGKKRSHSKRRKFIRVRARTLYAVLSVGIIAGFIFVTVASWGTLAFTYSSTLAGGQKEGWYLPGSSFERNLTVKNSAVYPFYYFVGEKGEGAEITNARAFKLGGGSFHNVTVDVKVPADTRIYRVEVAVRSYPAILPGNLVAALYGANPYLPLVAYSAELALVLLAFYRLADIADGDVLRIRTRRRSLLSKLMGDG; encoded by the coding sequence ATGAAAGGATTGGTAAAAAACATTACGATAACCTTATTGCTCATGTTCCTGACCGCCTCAGTGGCGGGTTTTCTGCTCGACAGGCCTATTCTGATTTCCTACGCATACTCCGAGAGCATGACGCCTACAATAAACAAGGGCGACCTCTTTTTCATAAACCCGCTCTCAAGGACCGGAGACGTTGGGGACATCATAGTATTCCACAGGCGCGACGGCTGGACCGTCCACAGGATATTTGCGGTTTCTGAGAACGGTTACCTGACGAAGGGAGACAACAACGTGGCCACAGACCAGCAGGATGGGATCTACCCCCCCGTCAAACCCTCCGATGTCGCCGGAAAGGTGATAACCCTCTCTGGCCATCCACTAGTCATAAGGGGAGGGGGAGCGTTCATAGAGTCAATGAGGAAGCGCCTGACGAGCGTCTATGCCGTAGTCATTTTCCTCATCCTCGGTGCCTTCCTGACGTTCTCCGGAGGGGGGAAGAAAAGAAGCCACTCGAAGAGAAGGAAGTTCATCCGCGTTAGGGCGAGAACCCTCTACGCCGTTCTGTCCGTCGGAATCATTGCCGGCTTTATCTTCGTTACCGTGGCGTCGTGGGGCACCCTCGCGTTCACTTACTCCTCAACCCTTGCCGGCGGTCAGAAAGAGGGCTGGTACCTCCCAGGGAGTTCCTTCGAGAGAAACCTTACTGTAAAGAACAGCGCGGTATATCCATTCTACTACTTCGTCGGGGAGAAAGGGGAAGGGGCGGAAATCACAAACGCAAGGGCATTCAAGCTAGGCGGCGGTTCCTTCCACAACGTAACGGTGGACGTCAAGGTCCCAGCCGATACGAGGATCTACCGTGTGGAGGTGGCGGTTCGCTCCTATCCAGCCATACTGCCGGGGAACCTTGTGGCGGCACTCTACGGGGCGAATCCTTACCTTCCTTTGGTCGCTTACTCGGCCGAGCTGGCCCTAGTTCTCCTAGCCTTTTACCGACTGGCTGACATAGCGGACGGCGATGTTCTTAGAATACGAACCAGGAGGAGAAGCCTCCTGAGCAAACTCATGGGGGATGGTTGA
- a CDS encoding DUF1102 domain-containing protein codes for MRKNLALGIFGLLVAFGLVLGAGANFRDYNADRSVHWNIVSDDNELIDLTPIQPYAYINNGGVLVVDISPNNPNWPGYGNGLSPNSEYNFDEVFQVSNHLWENNMSIVVRITNANTAIQFYGADMNVHDSANGTVVYASDMAKNDVCFIVNNGDAVKVGMDFTVGNDATNTTQSSTIHIQAYRLGTEPSELVGKCGQGNN; via the coding sequence TTGAGAAAGAATCTTGCTTTGGGAATTTTTGGCCTGCTGGTGGCCTTTGGTCTCGTTTTGGGAGCCGGAGCCAACTTCAGGGATTACAACGCAGACAGGAGCGTCCACTGGAATATCGTGAGTGACGACAACGAGCTTATTGACCTCACCCCGATCCAGCCCTACGCGTACATAAACAATGGCGGCGTCCTCGTCGTTGATATAAGCCCGAACAATCCGAACTGGCCGGGCTACGGAAACGGACTCAGCCCGAACTCAGAGTACAACTTCGATGAGGTCTTCCAGGTAAGCAACCACCTCTGGGAGAACAACATGTCAATTGTTGTCAGGATAACCAACGCCAACACCGCGATCCAGTTCTACGGTGCAGACATGAACGTACACGACAGTGCAAACGGCACAGTTGTTTACGCCAGTGACATGGCGAAGAACGACGTCTGCTTCATCGTGAACAACGGCGACGCAGTTAAGGTTGGAATGGACTTTACGGTTGGAAACGACGCTACAAACACCACTCAGAGCAGTACCATCCACATACAGGCCTACAGACTCGGCACCGAGCCGTCGGAGCTTGTTGGAAAGTGCGGACAGGGGAACAACTGA